A single region of the Paraburkholderia megapolitana genome encodes:
- a CDS encoding LuxR family transcriptional regulator, whose translation MRFSVLNSDAERRDGLKALLRQIDRQARFSEAPDWRQTDRMLRRHRSDLLVVDWQAWMRTTDIRELLAEHPGLPVAVLTDHASLAGVRALLDQGVLGVIPRSTDPRLIIRAFEMVLLGGHYVPADALSVESLKPPPEIPPRPFDDRHAPPRRSRLMNGLSPRQEQIMRCVHMGSTNKMIARTLGISEGTVKIHLGSIFQQLGAPNRAAAVAIYNGWLAAQLEVLYAELDRAPRPVLGQPGAVPLRSRARSPFMYARPTEDSAEALPMAAEPTVPFGDPGTHNSA comes from the coding sequence ATGCGATTTTCAGTTCTCAACTCCGACGCTGAGCGGCGCGACGGTCTCAAGGCACTGCTACGGCAAATCGATCGGCAGGCGCGCTTCAGCGAAGCGCCTGACTGGCGCCAGACCGACCGGATGCTACGCAGGCACCGCTCGGATCTACTGGTTGTCGACTGGCAGGCATGGATGCGGACCACCGACATCCGCGAACTGCTCGCCGAACATCCCGGGTTGCCGGTTGCCGTACTGACCGATCACGCATCGCTCGCCGGTGTACGCGCATTGCTCGACCAAGGCGTACTCGGCGTGATCCCGCGCTCGACCGATCCACGCCTCATCATCCGTGCATTCGAAATGGTGCTGCTGGGCGGCCACTATGTGCCCGCCGACGCGCTCTCTGTGGAATCGCTAAAGCCACCACCCGAGATCCCCCCTCGCCCGTTCGACGACAGGCACGCGCCGCCCCGACGCTCACGCCTCATGAACGGCCTGTCGCCGCGCCAGGAGCAGATCATGCGTTGCGTGCACATGGGCAGCACGAACAAGATGATTGCGCGCACGCTCGGCATCAGCGAAGGCACCGTCAAGATTCACCTGGGCAGCATATTCCAGCAGCTGGGTGCGCCCAACCGCGCCGCCGCGGTCGCGATCTACAACGGCTGGCTGGCAGCGCAGCTGGAGGTGCTCTATGCCGAACTCGACCGGGCGCCGCGGCCCGTGCTCGGACAGCCCGGCGCGGTTCCGCTACGAAGCCGTGCACGCTCGCCCTTCATGTATGCGCGGCCCACCGAAGACAGCGCCGAAGCCCTCCCGATGGCCGCCGAACCTACGGTTCCATTCGGCGATCCCGGCACGCACAACTCGGCCTGA
- a CDS encoding DUF2863 family protein, translating into MRSRIAKRLPPDADKLVGLSLALFASGSRTEDRFWETKLDALLAKIVRNGNQTTLDAALDHLQQNHPDAYGALADMAETHSESFTVEHDGTPYEALLIAAPVLAWTRYAIPSGTLKTDAADALRAHLQAHVLAADTRVAMAPFLYSIDQLPRHHVETWRIAQQLAQTALGGAAARINFGELPETSPILADPRFLLAVVAAPVGAPVFRWQEEEHGTRIERGQCLEQWATQGGANLSLVLPGCEFECLLPDAYYSACRDADEQVRPHTVRTAVRYLFDTIGAAPQELRAVVAGFGERRIDEYRVGFTRRGSNEVIYGVVWPLYGRENGEPGIDEEPQEATPADGPIEEIVALLKETGITDIRRHAGRFEPEYCDDCGVPLYADPLGEIVHAEMPEDAEPAQPHFH; encoded by the coding sequence ATGCGCTCGCGAATCGCCAAACGCCTTCCCCCTGACGCCGACAAGCTTGTCGGACTGTCGCTTGCACTGTTCGCGTCGGGCAGCCGCACCGAAGACCGCTTCTGGGAAACGAAGCTCGATGCTCTGCTGGCAAAAATCGTCCGTAACGGCAATCAGACCACGCTGGATGCCGCGCTCGACCATCTGCAGCAAAATCATCCGGACGCCTACGGTGCCCTCGCCGATATGGCGGAAACCCATAGCGAGTCGTTTACCGTCGAGCACGACGGCACGCCATACGAAGCTCTGCTGATCGCAGCGCCCGTGCTCGCGTGGACCCGCTACGCGATCCCCTCCGGCACGCTCAAGACCGACGCCGCCGACGCGCTGCGCGCCCATCTGCAAGCGCATGTGCTTGCAGCGGATACGCGTGTCGCGATGGCGCCGTTCCTGTACAGCATCGATCAGTTGCCGCGCCATCACGTCGAAACCTGGCGCATCGCGCAGCAACTGGCGCAGACAGCGCTCGGCGGCGCCGCTGCACGCATCAACTTTGGCGAGCTACCGGAAACCTCGCCGATTCTTGCCGACCCGCGCTTCCTGCTGGCCGTAGTCGCCGCACCGGTCGGCGCACCGGTGTTCCGTTGGCAGGAAGAAGAGCATGGCACGCGGATCGAGCGCGGCCAGTGTCTCGAGCAATGGGCGACACAAGGCGGTGCCAATCTTTCGCTGGTGCTGCCAGGTTGCGAGTTCGAATGCCTGCTGCCCGATGCGTATTACTCCGCCTGTCGCGACGCCGACGAGCAGGTGCGTCCGCACACGGTGCGCACGGCAGTCCGCTATCTGTTCGATACGATCGGTGCGGCACCGCAGGAATTGCGCGCGGTCGTCGCCGGATTTGGCGAACGTCGCATCGACGAGTATCGCGTGGGTTTTACGCGACGCGGCAGCAATGAAGTCATCTACGGCGTCGTCTGGCCGCTGTACGGTCGGGAAAACGGCGAACCGGGCATCGACGAAGAACCGCAGGAAGCAACGCCTGCCGATGGCCCGATCGAAGAAATCGTCGCACTGCTGAAGGAAACCGGCATCACCGATATTCGCCGCCATGCGGGACGCTTCGAGCCTGAATATTGCGACGACTGCGGCGTGCCGCTTTATGCGGATCCGCTCGGCGAAATCGTCCATGCCGAAATGCCCGAAGACGCAGAGCCGGCACAACCGCATTTCCACTAG
- a CDS encoding heavy-metal-associated domain-containing protein: MTVEFKVEGMSCQHCVAAVTEAIREQDATAGVRVDLAAGRVAVDSQQTPDVLKAAIADAGYVVVDTQATAN; the protein is encoded by the coding sequence ATGACCGTCGAATTCAAGGTTGAAGGCATGAGCTGCCAGCATTGCGTGGCAGCCGTTACCGAGGCGATCCGCGAGCAGGACGCTACAGCCGGTGTGCGTGTGGACCTCGCGGCCGGTCGCGTTGCAGTCGATTCGCAACAGACGCCGGATGTATTGAAGGCTGCGATCGCCGACGCCGGCTACGTCGTGGTCGACACGCAAGCCACGGCAAACTGA
- the cueR gene encoding Cu(I)-responsive transcriptional regulator, with protein MNIGEAARESGVTAKMIRYYESVGLLSAKGRTAAGYRIYSAPEVHSLRFIRQARRLGFLVEDIRKLLALWQDRSRASAEVKSIALEHVTELDRRIAELTEMRDTLAHLAAHCHGDSRPDCPILERLANTAAMPVAGCHAD; from the coding sequence ATGAATATCGGTGAGGCAGCACGCGAGTCAGGCGTCACAGCAAAAATGATCCGTTACTACGAGAGCGTTGGACTTCTGAGCGCCAAAGGGCGTACGGCAGCGGGCTACCGCATTTACAGTGCGCCGGAGGTTCACTCGTTGCGTTTCATCCGTCAAGCGCGCCGTCTTGGCTTTCTGGTCGAGGATATTCGCAAGTTGCTGGCGCTCTGGCAAGACCGCTCGCGCGCGAGCGCCGAGGTGAAGTCGATTGCACTTGAACATGTGACCGAGCTCGATCGCCGAATTGCGGAACTGACCGAAATGCGCGACACGCTCGCCCACCTTGCCGCGCATTGTCACGGCGATTCGCGGCCGGATTGTCCGATTCTCGAGCGACTGGCCAATACAGCGGCAATGCCCGTAGCGGGCTGTCACGCCGATTGA
- a CDS encoding DUF3563 family protein gives MIAYVVEKLSNWFESAERNRREAYLASSTDIVQLEQRIRSLETSGYSL, from the coding sequence ATGATTGCCTACGTTGTTGAAAAATTGAGCAACTGGTTTGAATCTGCTGAACGTAACCGCCGCGAGGCTTATCTGGCGTCGTCGACCGACATCGTCCAGCTTGAGCAACGCATCCGTTCGCTCGAAACCAGCGGCTACTCGCTGTAA
- a CDS encoding 23S rRNA (adenine(2030)-N(6))-methyltransferase RlmJ yields the protein MLSYRHAFHAGNHADVLKHAIVVQLLRYLEQKDKSYWYIDTHAGAGVYSLKEGYATKTAEFETGIGKLWARQDLPPVLAEYVNEVAALNADGQLRYYPGSPYLAWRLMREQDRMRLFEMHSTEIDVLRHNFRDAGRRALLYSGDGFEGIKALLPPPPRRALVLIDPSYEDKRDYHRALVCVEESLRRFANGTYAVWYPQVTRLESQRFPDQLKRLQERNWLHVSLTIGKPPTDGFGLFGSGMFILNPPYTLAKAMKETLPWLVDALGLDAAAQFKIEHRGD from the coding sequence ATGCTCAGCTACCGCCATGCCTTTCATGCAGGAAATCACGCCGACGTCCTGAAACACGCGATCGTCGTGCAATTGCTGCGCTATCTCGAGCAGAAAGACAAGTCGTACTGGTACATCGATACGCACGCCGGCGCGGGCGTGTATTCGCTGAAGGAAGGCTACGCGACGAAGACCGCCGAATTCGAAACCGGCATCGGGAAACTGTGGGCGCGCCAGGACCTGCCGCCCGTGCTTGCCGAGTATGTGAATGAAGTCGCGGCGCTCAATGCCGACGGCCAGCTGCGCTATTACCCGGGCTCGCCTTATCTTGCATGGCGCCTGATGCGCGAGCAGGACCGCATGCGGTTGTTCGAAATGCATAGCACCGAGATCGACGTGCTACGCCACAACTTCCGCGATGCCGGTCGCCGGGCGCTGCTCTATTCCGGCGATGGTTTCGAGGGCATTAAGGCGCTGCTGCCTCCCCCACCCCGTCGTGCACTGGTGCTGATCGATCCTTCGTACGAGGACAAGCGCGACTATCACCGGGCGCTTGTCTGTGTCGAAGAGAGCTTGCGGCGTTTTGCGAACGGTACCTATGCGGTCTGGTATCCGCAGGTCACGCGCCTCGAGTCGCAACGCTTCCCCGATCAGTTGAAACGTCTGCAGGAGCGCAACTGGCTGCACGTCTCCCTGACGATCGGCAAACCGCCCACAGACGGTTTCGGACTCTTTGGCAGCGGCATGTTCATCCTGAATCCGCCGTACACGCTGGCAAAAGCGATGAAAGAGACGCTGCCGTGGCTCGTCGATGCGCTGGGTCTGGATGCAGCGGCCCAGTTCAAGATCGAGCATCGCGGCGATTGA
- a CDS encoding potassium channel beta subunit family protein, translating into MNYRRLGRSGLQVSELSIGSWVTYGNQVDRGAARESLAAARDAGVNFFDNAEVYASGQSEEIMGHALKELGWSRVSYIVSTKFFWGLNEAPNQYHTLNRKYLLNAIDASLKRLQLDYVDLVFCHRPDPNTPVEETVWAMSDMISHGKALYWGTSEWSADEIRAAYEIAERHHLHKPVMEQPQYNLFHRRRVEQEYKRLYEDIGLGLTTWSPLASGLLTGKYRNGVPADSRAQLQGYDWLRKQVTDAGKNDVVGKLGSVADELGCSVGQLAIAWILKNPNVSTVITGASRVEQIAENMKALDVAAKITPELKLKIEEIVGDTEA; encoded by the coding sequence ATGAATTACCGGCGACTCGGCCGCTCCGGCCTGCAAGTCAGCGAGCTGTCCATCGGCTCATGGGTCACGTACGGCAATCAGGTCGACCGCGGTGCCGCCCGCGAATCGCTTGCGGCGGCGCGCGATGCGGGCGTCAATTTCTTCGACAACGCCGAGGTCTATGCGAGCGGCCAGTCGGAGGAAATCATGGGCCACGCACTGAAGGAGCTGGGGTGGTCGCGTGTCAGCTACATCGTGTCCACCAAGTTCTTCTGGGGATTGAATGAAGCGCCCAACCAGTATCACACGCTGAACCGCAAGTACCTGCTCAACGCAATCGATGCCTCGCTGAAACGCCTGCAACTCGACTACGTCGATCTCGTGTTCTGCCACCGGCCCGATCCGAACACGCCTGTCGAAGAAACGGTCTGGGCGATGAGCGACATGATTTCGCATGGCAAGGCGCTGTACTGGGGAACCTCGGAGTGGAGCGCCGATGAGATCCGTGCCGCTTACGAAATCGCGGAACGGCATCATCTTCACAAACCTGTCATGGAGCAGCCGCAATACAACCTGTTCCATCGCCGGCGCGTCGAGCAGGAATACAAGCGGCTCTATGAAGACATCGGGCTTGGTCTGACCACGTGGAGCCCGCTTGCATCGGGTTTGCTGACCGGCAAATACCGTAACGGCGTGCCCGCCGACAGTCGCGCGCAATTGCAGGGCTACGACTGGCTGCGCAAGCAGGTCACCGACGCCGGCAAGAACGATGTGGTCGGCAAACTCGGCAGCGTGGCGGACGAACTCGGTTGTTCGGTGGGGCAACTGGCTATCGCGTGGATTCTCAAGAATCCCAATGTGAGCACGGTGATTACCGGTGCTTCGCGCGTGGAGCAGATCGCCGAGAACATGAAGGCACTGGATGTCGCCGCAAAAATCACGCCGGAGCTCAAGCTGAAGATCGAGGAGATCGTTGGCGATACAGAGGCATAG
- a CDS encoding DUF3734 domain-containing protein: MTRNNTGQARASARDGNSEAPAKAKAQATGKARSIAPVDLPKYESIALMLQGGGALGAYQAGVYQGLDEAGIRPTWLAGISIGALNTAIIAGNAPEHRVARLREFWETICQPAFGPPLPPFVEHALFNSTDAVRKAFTAMQAMGAIVEGQKGFFVPRFPPPLPSVSGSPQTASYYDTTPLKATLERLCDFGRINARELRVSVGAVNVGTGNFAYFDNTRMTLRAEHFIASGALPPGFAAVEIDGEYFWDGGLMSNTPLYEVVQTTPRQDTLAFQVDLWSALGPVPESITDVQGRMKDIQYSSRTRLVTDMLQRSQRFRHVLREVLDRVAPEHQDDRWCKVAEDLACSKRYNVIHLIYRQKEYEGQYKDYQFGLSTMREHWDSGLQDIRRSLAQPGWLALPDNDAGFVTHDIHRDAR, translated from the coding sequence ATGACGCGAAACAACACCGGACAGGCACGCGCGAGCGCGCGCGACGGAAATAGCGAGGCGCCCGCAAAGGCAAAAGCGCAGGCGACCGGCAAAGCCCGATCGATCGCCCCCGTCGATCTGCCGAAGTACGAATCGATCGCGCTGATGCTCCAGGGCGGTGGCGCACTGGGCGCCTATCAGGCCGGTGTGTACCAGGGGCTCGACGAAGCAGGCATCCGGCCAACCTGGCTCGCGGGTATTTCGATCGGCGCGTTGAATACCGCGATCATTGCCGGCAACGCGCCCGAGCATCGCGTGGCACGCCTGCGGGAGTTCTGGGAAACGATCTGTCAGCCGGCATTTGGGCCGCCGTTGCCGCCGTTCGTCGAGCACGCACTGTTCAATTCCACCGATGCCGTGCGCAAGGCTTTCACGGCGATGCAGGCGATGGGTGCGATCGTCGAAGGACAGAAGGGCTTTTTCGTGCCGCGCTTTCCGCCGCCTTTGCCGAGTGTCTCCGGGTCTCCGCAAACCGCCAGCTATTACGACACCACGCCGCTCAAGGCGACGCTCGAGCGCCTGTGCGATTTCGGCCGGATCAACGCGCGCGAATTGCGTGTGTCGGTCGGTGCGGTGAATGTCGGCACGGGCAATTTCGCTTACTTCGACAACACTCGCATGACGCTGCGCGCCGAGCACTTCATCGCGTCCGGTGCATTGCCGCCTGGTTTTGCCGCGGTGGAGATCGACGGCGAGTACTTCTGGGACGGCGGCCTGATGTCGAATACGCCGCTCTACGAAGTGGTTCAGACGACGCCGCGTCAGGACACGCTCGCGTTCCAGGTCGACTTATGGAGTGCGCTCGGGCCGGTGCCGGAGAGCATCACCGACGTCCAGGGGCGCATGAAGGATATCCAGTATTCGAGCCGCACGCGGTTAGTCACCGACATGCTGCAACGCTCGCAGCGTTTTCGTCATGTGCTGCGCGAGGTGCTCGACCGGGTCGCGCCCGAGCATCAAGACGACCGCTGGTGCAAAGTCGCGGAGGATCTCGCGTGTTCCAAACGATATAACGTGATCCACCTGATATACCGGCAGAAAGAATACGAAGGGCAGTACAAGGACTACCAGTTCGGCCTGTCGACGATGCGCGAGCACTGGGACAGTGGTCTCCAGGATATTCGCCGTTCGCTCGCGCAGCCCGGGTGGCTTGCGTTACCCGATAACGATGCGGGTTTCGTCACACACGATATTCATCGCGATGCCCGCTGA